Proteins encoded together in one Anaerotignum propionicum DSM 1682 window:
- a CDS encoding MBL fold metallo-hydrolase gives MEEDWFTIDKIDNATYIISEYRHWEETHCYLLNGEDRSLLIDTGLGISNIYDVVKLLTDKPITAVATHIHWDHIGGHKYFPDFYAHEEELVWLRGGFPLSMDTIREMVLDRCDPPEGYDVGTYEFFQGEPTKVLYGNEVIDLGGRSIEIIHTPGHSPGHICFYEAARGYLFTGDLIYKDTLFAYYPSTDPQAYLCSLESISSLSVEKVFPAHHTLDIQPEIIIRMRDALRKLKAEGKLHHGSGTFDYGDWAIWM, from the coding sequence ATGGAGGAAGACTGGTTTACAATAGATAAAATCGATAACGCTACGTACATAATCAGTGAATATCGTCACTGGGAGGAAACACACTGTTACTTACTAAACGGAGAAGACCGCAGTTTGCTCATTGACACAGGACTTGGTATTTCTAATATTTATGATGTAGTGAAACTGTTGACGGATAAACCTATAACGGCAGTTGCAACGCATATCCATTGGGATCATATCGGTGGACACAAATATTTCCCGGATTTTTATGCCCACGAAGAAGAACTCGTCTGGTTGAGAGGAGGATTTCCTTTATCCATGGACACAATACGTGAAATGGTATTAGATCGCTGTGACCCGCCCGAAGGATATGATGTGGGTACTTATGAATTTTTCCAAGGTGAGCCCACAAAAGTATTATATGGTAATGAAGTTATAGACCTGGGAGGCAGAAGCATTGAGATAATCCATACTCCCGGACATTCCCCTGGGCATATTTGTTTTTATGAGGCGGCAAGAGGCTATCTCTTTACAGGGGATTTAATCTATAAGGACACCTTGTTTGCTTACTATCCTTCCACAGATCCACAGGCCTATCTTTGTTCTCTCGAAAGTATTTCAAGCCTTTCCGTTGAAAAGGTGTTTCCGGCACATCATACACTGGACATTCAGCCTGAAATTATAATTCGTATGAGAGATGCTTTGAGAAAGCTAAAAGCAGAGGGAAAGCTGCACCACGGAAGTGGTACGTTTGATTATGGCGACTGGGCAATCTGGATGTAG
- the bioA gene encoding adenosylmethionine--8-amino-7-oxononanoate transaminase — translation MDLAKKDLKYIWHPCSQMKDYEALPPIIIDRGKGIYLYDVDGKEYIDIVSSWWCNLLGHCNEKINDSIKKQLDKLEHVIFANFSHGPAISLCEELSDIIPKGLTKFNFSDNGSASVECALKMAFQYMHQTGKPRKKRFMCLSEGYHGETIGALSVGSMDLYASIYKPMLMDTIHIEAPDCYRCSYGKCRNTCGAECFEHAEKAFEQYAEETCAIIIEPLLQGSAGMRIYPPIYLKKLDTLCKQYDVLLIVDEIATGFGRTGKMFACDYAQITPDIMCLSKGLTGGYLPMAITITTNKIYDAFYADYNEGKAFMHSHTYSGNPLGCSAALAVQKVLKEDNVLEKAAIRGKYLHQKLWENLMDHPNVGEIRNIGLINAIELVTDKKKIGFDPRLRIGYQIYKSALQEGLLLRPLGNVLYFNPPLIINEDEIDKAVERCMAAIRKIL, via the coding sequence ATGGACTTAGCTAAAAAAGACCTCAAATATATTTGGCATCCCTGCTCTCAAATGAAGGATTATGAAGCACTTCCTCCAATCATCATTGATCGTGGTAAAGGTATCTATCTGTATGATGTAGATGGCAAGGAATATATAGACATCGTCAGCTCTTGGTGGTGCAATCTGCTGGGGCACTGTAATGAAAAAATCAATGACAGCATCAAAAAACAACTTGATAAACTAGAACATGTCATATTTGCAAACTTTTCCCATGGGCCAGCAATATCACTCTGCGAGGAACTCAGTGATATTATTCCAAAAGGATTGACGAAATTCAATTTTTCCGACAATGGTTCTGCTTCCGTGGAATGCGCTCTTAAAATGGCTTTTCAGTATATGCATCAGACAGGAAAACCGAGAAAAAAAAGATTTATGTGTTTATCCGAAGGGTATCATGGAGAAACAATTGGTGCCCTATCTGTGGGCAGTATGGATCTATACGCCAGTATCTACAAACCCATGCTGATGGATACCATTCATATTGAAGCACCGGATTGCTACCGTTGTTCCTACGGTAAATGCCGCAATACCTGTGGTGCCGAGTGCTTTGAACATGCTGAAAAAGCCTTTGAACAGTATGCTGAGGAAACTTGTGCAATCATCATTGAACCATTGCTGCAAGGCAGTGCGGGCATGCGCATCTACCCTCCCATATATCTTAAAAAACTGGATACCCTCTGTAAGCAATATGATGTTTTGCTCATTGTTGATGAGATCGCCACAGGCTTTGGCAGAACGGGAAAAATGTTTGCCTGTGATTATGCCCAAATCACACCGGATATCATGTGTTTATCCAAAGGGCTTACCGGCGGATATTTACCAATGGCTATTACCATCACCACCAACAAAATCTATGATGCTTTTTATGCAGACTACAACGAAGGAAAAGCATTTATGCACAGTCACACCTACAGTGGGAATCCCCTGGGGTGCAGTGCGGCATTGGCAGTGCAAAAAGTTCTGAAAGAAGATAATGTTCTGGAAAAAGCAGCTATTCGGGGAAAATATTTGCATCAAAAGCTATGGGAAAACCTTATGGATCATCCTAATGTAGGCGAAATTCGCAATATTGGTCTTATCAATGCTATAGAGCTTGTTACAGACAAAAAAAAAATCGGGTTTGATCCCCGTCTACGCATTGGATATCAAATTTATAAATCTGCACTCCAAGAAGGTTTGCTGTTGCGCCCCCTTGGAAATGTGCTATATTTCAATCCTCCTCTGATTATCAATGAAGATGAAATTGACAAAGCAGTAGAACGTTGCATGGCAGCAATTCGTAAAATCTTATAG